Proteins from a single region of Amycolatopsis sp. CA-230715:
- a CDS encoding Fpg/Nei family DNA glycosylase — MPEGHTLHRLARLHKRRYGGAPVEVSSPQGRFAAEASILDGQVLKTAEAYGKHLFHDYGPHGTVHIHLGLYGTFTEAEQPVTDPVGQVRLRIVGSTHWTDLRGPTRCELLTPGETDAIKARLGPDPLRRDAKPDLAFKRISRSRTSLAALLMDQSVLAGVGNVYRAEVLFRHGIAPMLPGTALDEAAWKDIWADLVALMRDGVKKGRIDTVAPEHLPEVTGRAPRQDRHGGEVYVYRRAGQPCLVCGTPVAHKDLAGRNLYWCPTCQPA, encoded by the coding sequence ATGCCGGAAGGGCACACGCTGCACCGCCTCGCGCGGCTGCACAAGCGCCGGTACGGCGGCGCGCCGGTCGAGGTGTCCAGCCCGCAGGGCAGGTTCGCCGCCGAAGCGTCTATTTTGGATGGACAGGTGCTGAAAACCGCCGAGGCGTACGGGAAGCACCTTTTCCACGACTACGGTCCACACGGGACAGTCCACATCCACCTCGGGTTGTACGGCACCTTCACCGAGGCGGAGCAGCCGGTGACCGATCCGGTCGGCCAGGTGCGGCTCCGCATCGTCGGAAGTACACATTGGACGGACCTGCGCGGCCCGACGCGCTGCGAACTGCTCACACCCGGTGAGACCGACGCGATCAAGGCGCGCCTCGGCCCCGATCCGCTGCGCCGGGACGCCAAGCCCGACCTCGCCTTCAAGCGCATCTCGCGGTCGCGTACTTCGCTGGCCGCGCTGCTGATGGACCAGTCCGTGCTGGCCGGGGTCGGCAACGTCTACCGCGCCGAAGTGCTGTTCCGGCACGGGATCGCGCCGATGCTGCCGGGCACCGCGCTCGACGAGGCGGCATGGAAGGACATCTGGGCCGACCTCGTCGCGTTGATGCGGGACGGCGTGAAGAAGGGCCGCATCGACACGGTCGCCCCCGAGCACCTGCCGGAGGTCACCGGCAGGGCGCCGAGGCAGGACCGCCACGGCGGCGAGGTCTACGTGTACCGGCGGGCTGGCCAGCCGTGCCTGGTGTGCGGCACCCCGGTGGCGCACAAGGACCTGGCTGGCCGGAACCTCTACTGGTGCCCCACCTGCCAACCCGCCTGA
- a CDS encoding C40 family peptidase — translation MPTSAKRRLASAGIACAAGAGALFAAAPDAAAIVKTQQTLDAAPTPVTTGAEVTFTGALTGLGDRPLTKQKVDLEWRGGQDQPWSVSSSGTTDANGRAAIPATITVSAEWRISYHGTRVNDPAVSPVVGVQSQQPAGQRVVDAAAAQAGKPYSYGAAGPDRFDCSGLTQFAHKQVGIDLPRTSRDQRAALADVPKSDMKPGDLLFFANGGSVYHAGIFAGDNKMWAAPESGDVVRLQNIWTDAYTVGRAW, via the coding sequence GTGCCCACGTCAGCAAAGCGAAGGCTCGCTTCGGCGGGCATCGCCTGCGCCGCGGGAGCCGGCGCCCTGTTCGCCGCGGCCCCCGACGCGGCGGCGATCGTCAAGACCCAGCAGACCCTCGACGCCGCGCCGACTCCGGTGACCACCGGCGCCGAGGTGACCTTCACCGGCGCGCTCACTGGTCTCGGCGACCGCCCGCTCACCAAGCAGAAGGTCGATCTCGAATGGCGCGGCGGCCAGGACCAGCCGTGGTCGGTGTCGAGCAGCGGCACGACCGACGCGAACGGCAGGGCCGCGATCCCGGCGACCATCACGGTCAGCGCGGAATGGCGGATCAGCTACCACGGCACCCGTGTCAACGATCCCGCCGTTTCCCCGGTCGTCGGCGTGCAGTCCCAGCAGCCCGCCGGGCAGCGCGTCGTGGACGCGGCCGCCGCGCAGGCCGGGAAGCCCTACTCCTACGGCGCCGCGGGCCCCGACAGGTTCGACTGCTCCGGGCTCACGCAGTTCGCGCACAAGCAGGTCGGCATCGACCTCCCGCGGACCTCTCGCGATCAGCGCGCGGCGCTCGCCGACGTGCCGAAGAGCGACATGAAACCCGGCGACCTGTTGTTCTTCGCCAACGGCGGCAGCGTTTACCACGCCGGGATCTTCGCCGGGGACAACAAGATGTGGGCCGCGCCGGAATCCGGTGACGTGGTGCGGCTGCAGAACATCTGGACCGACGCCTACACCGTCGGCCGCGCCTGGTAG
- a CDS encoding ATP-grasp domain-containing protein, whose amino-acid sequence MAAVLYCRDPLSPRRVDPHFAAEAAAVTERGGVVGKLDHDAAMRGDVAEAVATVPRDLGAAWYRGWMLPVDRYRAVAEAVADRGVHLCTTAAEYRRAHELPGWYEVFAELTPASAWFPSRPGELPALTVPFGGKGIVKDYVKSRKHEWHEACYVPDLADTARLTAVARRMVELQGDFLAGGVVVRAYEPFTGPEARVWWLDGEPVFTGAHPDTPDEFAEPDLTGVRAAVAALGCRFVTTDLAARADGVWRVVEVGDGQVSDLPASADPGALVEALLAATERRALAE is encoded by the coding sequence ATGGCCGCCGTCCTGTACTGCCGCGATCCGTTGTCACCGCGTCGAGTCGACCCGCACTTCGCCGCGGAGGCCGCGGCGGTGACCGAGCGTGGCGGAGTGGTCGGGAAACTGGATCACGACGCCGCGATGCGCGGTGACGTGGCGGAGGCCGTCGCCACGGTGCCGCGCGATCTCGGTGCGGCCTGGTACCGCGGTTGGATGCTGCCGGTCGACCGGTACCGCGCCGTGGCCGAGGCGGTGGCCGACCGCGGCGTGCACCTGTGCACCACCGCGGCGGAATACCGGCGGGCGCACGAGCTTCCCGGCTGGTACGAGGTTTTCGCTGAGCTGACTCCGGCGAGTGCGTGGTTTCCGTCGCGGCCCGGTGAGCTTCCCGCGCTCACGGTTCCCTTTGGTGGCAAGGGAATCGTCAAGGACTACGTCAAGTCCCGCAAACATGAATGGCACGAAGCCTGTTACGTGCCCGATCTCGCCGATACCGCGCGGCTGACGGCGGTCGCGCGCAGGATGGTCGAACTGCAGGGCGATTTCCTCGCGGGCGGTGTCGTGGTGCGTGCCTACGAACCGTTCACGGGGCCCGAGGCGCGGGTGTGGTGGCTCGACGGCGAACCGGTGTTCACCGGGGCCCATCCGGACACTCCGGACGAGTTCGCCGAACCGGATCTCACCGGTGTTCGCGCCGCGGTGGCCGCGCTGGGCTGTCGCTTCGTCACGACGGATCTCGCCGCGCGGGCGGACGGGGTGTGGCGCGTGGTGGAGGTCGGCGACGGGCAGGTGAGCGATCTGCCCGCCTCGGCCGATCCCGGCGCGCTGGTCGAAGCACTCCTCGCGGCCACGGAGCGGCGAGCACTGGCCGAGTAA
- a CDS encoding TIGR03619 family F420-dependent LLM class oxidoreductase: protein MKFSLSVAMNPVDQLTELARTAEECGFSSIVLPDSLFYSEEVSADYPYTPDGSRFWTEETPWVDPLVAAAAMGAVTERIGFYTSVLKLGSRNPVLLARQVNSAAALTGGRFGLGLGVGWSPEEFEWCGAPYERRGKRVDEAIEVLRLILDGGMVEYHGEFFDFGKLRMSPTPPSRVPFYVGGHTEVALRRAARVGDGWSSAMMKLEDLRTTITRLGELRAEQGRADEPFEIQAVCIDRFGLDGYREQAEIGVTDVITMPWVFDGLGFDADLAAKKDSLRKFGAEIIAKF, encoded by the coding sequence ATGAAGTTCTCCCTCTCCGTCGCGATGAACCCCGTCGATCAGCTCACCGAGCTCGCGCGCACGGCTGAGGAGTGCGGGTTCTCCTCGATCGTGCTGCCGGACTCGCTGTTCTACTCCGAGGAGGTGTCCGCCGACTACCCGTACACCCCGGACGGCAGCCGCTTCTGGACCGAGGAGACGCCGTGGGTGGATCCGCTGGTCGCGGCCGCGGCCATGGGGGCGGTGACCGAGCGGATCGGGTTCTACACCTCGGTGCTCAAGCTCGGTTCGCGGAACCCGGTCCTGCTCGCCAGGCAGGTCAACTCGGCCGCCGCGCTCACCGGCGGGCGGTTCGGGCTCGGGCTCGGCGTCGGCTGGTCGCCGGAGGAGTTCGAGTGGTGCGGCGCGCCTTACGAGCGGCGGGGAAAGCGCGTCGACGAGGCGATCGAGGTGCTGCGGCTCATCCTCGACGGCGGCATGGTGGAGTACCACGGCGAGTTCTTCGACTTCGGGAAGCTGCGCATGAGCCCGACGCCGCCGTCGCGGGTGCCGTTCTACGTCGGCGGGCACACGGAAGTCGCGCTGCGGCGGGCGGCCAGGGTCGGGGACGGCTGGTCGTCGGCGATGATGAAGCTCGAGGACCTCCGCACCACGATCACCAGGCTGGGTGAGCTGCGCGCCGAACAGGGACGCGCCGACGAGCCGTTCGAGATCCAGGCGGTGTGCATCGACCGGTTCGGTCTCGACGGGTACCGCGAGCAGGCGGAAATCGGGGTCACCGACGTGATCACCATGCCGTGGGTGTTCGACGGGCTCGGCTTCGACGCCGATCTGGCCGCGAAGAAAGATTCGCTGCGCAAGTTCGGCGCGGAGATCATCGCCAAGTTCTGA
- a CDS encoding nuclear transport factor 2 family protein, with amino-acid sequence MGVEVCWDPEADQPPARVAAWRSMDAVTRGAKEEWLALFAPDAVIEDPVGPSMFDEEGKGHHGREGISAFWDLTIANVERFVFTIRDSHAVGDEVANVGTITTFLPGGYRVDTDGVFVYRVGEDGLVRSMRAFWETERAMATAREVTD; translated from the coding sequence GTGGGCGTGGAAGTGTGCTGGGACCCGGAAGCCGATCAGCCCCCGGCGAGGGTCGCCGCGTGGCGGTCGATGGACGCCGTGACGCGGGGTGCCAAGGAAGAATGGCTCGCGCTGTTCGCCCCGGACGCCGTGATCGAGGACCCGGTGGGGCCTTCGATGTTCGACGAGGAGGGCAAGGGGCACCACGGGCGCGAAGGGATCTCGGCGTTCTGGGACCTGACCATCGCGAACGTGGAGCGGTTCGTGTTCACCATTCGCGATTCGCACGCCGTGGGCGACGAGGTGGCGAACGTCGGCACGATCACGACGTTCCTGCCCGGCGGGTACCGCGTCGACACCGACGGCGTGTTCGTCTACCGCGTCGGCGAAGACGGCCTGGTGCGGTCGATGCGGGCCTTCTGGGAGACCGAGCGCGCGATGGCGACCGCGCGCGAGGTGACGGACTGA
- a CDS encoding helix-turn-helix domain-containing protein yields MRPPNRAELDEFARVLGEELRASRRARGWTRVELQRRLHPEEVVSLQALSTYEQGIRRLTVARLVGICAAMDASPHDVLHRATERAFFRRPGDDVEVDLWRLATSSDPRLAGLRHWAAVRAAQDSGLRCGVESLSAPALAALGEVVGMTSEQLTAVLGALRECEEPRLV; encoded by the coding sequence ATGCGTCCCCCGAACCGCGCTGAACTGGACGAATTCGCACGGGTGCTGGGTGAGGAGCTGCGAGCGAGCCGACGTGCGCGCGGGTGGACCAGAGTGGAACTCCAGCGGCGGTTGCACCCCGAAGAAGTCGTTTCGCTCCAAGCGTTGTCGACCTACGAACAGGGCATCCGGCGACTGACCGTGGCGCGGTTGGTCGGGATCTGCGCGGCGATGGACGCGTCGCCGCATGACGTGCTCCATCGCGCCACCGAGCGGGCCTTCTTCCGCCGTCCCGGCGACGACGTCGAGGTCGACCTGTGGCGGCTCGCGACGAGTTCCGATCCCCGGCTCGCCGGTTTGCGGCACTGGGCCGCGGTTCGCGCCGCCCAGGACAGTGGTCTCCGGTGCGGTGTCGAGTCGCTCAGCGCGCCCGCGCTGGCCGCGCTCGGGGAGGTGGTCGGGATGACTTCGGAGCAGCTCACGGCCGTGTTGGGCGCGCTGCGGGAATGCGAGGAACCGCGGCTCGTCTGA
- a CDS encoding helix-turn-helix domain-containing protein, with product MTPRTRRDALVARRESMGYTQESLAEKLGVEHSTVGRWERGTLTPQPWRRPALAEALAVSLDRLDTMLRPRAPMPRPRTRGSTDDAVPVRRGANSPDDLDHLVAHLKDQWHVLLRTDRTFGPRIAMSFARGHLAVTEDLLESAPDRHRRGLVAVAATYAASLSWLCQDAGRMPAARYWVEQAAKWAHEAGDELLQAWCVFRRGSHAADARDAAETIRLAQAAARWKDHLPSPIRAAIAQQEAHGYALAGEELLAHRTLDVAHEFAALHSSGEPRGHGAFCTESFLELQRAHFWTELGKPSRAVALYETALPSLAPAYRRCRGFALGRYARAQLEADLVEEAAHTAEKALVIAHSVGSVRTEREVKHTEQRLRAYPEFALTHQLRRILPAFSARAVPEPEPDGAFPVRPPWTRSDEPH from the coding sequence ATGACACCCCGCACAAGACGAGACGCGCTTGTCGCACGCCGAGAGTCGATGGGCTACACACAGGAATCACTGGCCGAAAAGCTCGGCGTCGAGCACTCGACCGTCGGCCGCTGGGAACGCGGCACCCTGACTCCCCAGCCGTGGCGGCGGCCCGCGCTGGCGGAAGCACTCGCGGTTTCCCTCGACCGGCTCGACACGATGCTGCGACCGCGGGCACCGATGCCCCGGCCGCGCACGCGGGGAAGCACGGACGACGCCGTACCCGTTCGCCGCGGCGCGAACTCGCCGGACGACCTCGACCATCTCGTCGCGCACCTGAAGGACCAGTGGCACGTCCTGCTCCGGACCGATCGGACGTTCGGCCCCCGGATCGCCATGTCCTTCGCGCGCGGTCATCTCGCCGTGACCGAAGACCTGCTCGAGAGCGCACCCGACCGGCATCGCCGAGGACTCGTCGCGGTGGCCGCCACCTACGCGGCATCGCTGTCCTGGCTCTGCCAGGACGCGGGACGGATGCCCGCGGCGAGGTACTGGGTCGAGCAGGCCGCGAAATGGGCACACGAAGCGGGCGACGAACTTCTGCAGGCCTGGTGCGTGTTCCGGCGCGGCAGCCACGCCGCCGACGCTCGCGACGCCGCGGAGACGATCAGGCTGGCACAGGCCGCGGCTCGCTGGAAGGACCACCTGCCGTCACCGATACGGGCGGCGATAGCGCAGCAGGAGGCGCACGGCTACGCGCTCGCCGGTGAGGAGCTGCTCGCGCACCGAACCCTCGACGTGGCGCACGAATTCGCCGCACTGCACTCCTCCGGCGAGCCGCGCGGCCACGGGGCGTTCTGCACCGAGTCCTTTTTGGAGCTGCAGCGGGCGCACTTCTGGACGGAACTGGGCAAACCCTCGCGCGCGGTCGCGCTCTACGAAACGGCGCTGCCGTCGTTGGCACCGGCGTACCGACGCTGCCGCGGCTTCGCACTCGGCCGGTACGCCCGCGCACAGCTGGAAGCCGACCTGGTGGAAGAAGCCGCCCACACGGCCGAAAAGGCGCTCGTCATCGCCCACAGCGTCGGATCGGTGCGGACCGAGCGCGAGGTCAAGCACACCGAACAACGACTCCGCGCCTACCCCGAATTCGCACTGACCCACCAGCTCCGCCGGATCCTGCCCGCGTTTTCGGCGAGGGCGGTACCGGAACCCGAGCCGGACGGAGCGTTCCCGGTCCGTCCTCCGTGGACTCGTTCCGACGAACCGCACTGA